The region GTGGGTTTTCGGAACATGCTGATTATGTCGGCTCGCTTAATATTTTAAACCGATTCCTCATCGGACGATATGGTGCCGATTTCAAAACCGACCCAATACCATTAAATACTATTGATTAGGTAACTATCCGGAGGAAAGAAAAAATATGACAGAATTTCCTAAATTTATAAAATTAATTGACTTTTTAAGATCGTCACTAATTTAAAAGTGTCTGCATTAAATTTTTGTTGAAATGTTCGGAACATCTAAGTTGGCTACACTTGATAATCTCATGATACAATGTAGCATAAAATAGAAATAATCGTATAACATAAAGGAGATGATGCTCTGAATTTATTGAGTATTAATAAAAAAATAATAAGTTTAGCTGAATCAGTCATAGGGGGAGAATCTCTTGATATTAATGACTACAAATTTATATTATCAATCCCAGAACATGATTGTTTTTCATTATTCGCTGGAGCCAACCTAATACGAAATCATTATTTTGGGAATAAAATTCATTTATGCAGCATAGTGAATGCTAAGTCTGGAAAATGTTCTGAAGATTGCAAATTTTGTTCCCAGTCGGTTTTTTCAAAATCTGATAGTTCCCATTATCCTCTTATATCAAAAGAGGAATTAATAAAAATAGCCTTAGACGCGTCAAAAAATCCTATCAATAGATTTTCTGTAGTTACAAGCGGAAAAGGCTTATCAAAAAAAGAAATTATGTTTTTATCTGAAGCATTTTCAGAAATGCCTAAAGATAAAATAAAATATTGTGCTTCTCTTGGAATTTTAAGCAAAGACGAGCTTTCAATTTTAAAGAAAGCTGGAATAACTCGTTATCATCATAATCTTGAAACATCAAAAAATCATTTTAACAATATATGCACAACTCACACCTTTGAAGAAAGAATCAATACAATTAACTTCGCAAAGGAGATTGGACTTTCAGTCTGTTCTGGAGGCATTTTCGGGATAGGCGAAACTGATCAAGATATACTATATCTCGCCCTTGAATTGAAAAAGCTTGATGTTGATGCAGTACCGATAAATTTTTTTATTCCAATAAAAGGCACTTCATTAGAAAATTTAAACAATCTTACCCCTTTAAAATGTCTGAAAATCATAGCTCTTTTCAGATATGTCCTACCTGATAAAAATATACTGATTTGTGGTGGCAGGGAGGCTAATTTAAAAATTATGCATCCTCTTATATTTTATGCAGGCGCAAGTGGAATTATGACTGGAAACTATCTTACAAAACCGGGCAGAAGCTTTAATGACGATTTTGAATTACTGAAACAACTTGGATTTAATATTCTGAAATAATTATGAAAAATGCAAGATATACAGTGCTTACAATTTTAAATAGCTTATCAAAAAAAAGGATTACCTTAGATGCATCAATAGAAAAATATCTTAGAGAAGATGGTAATCTATCTAAAATAGATAAATCTTTTGTAACTGCAATTGTTTTTGGAGTATTGCGATGGCAGAGGAGATTGGACTGGATTATAAGCCATTTTTCAAATATAAAACTAAAAAAAATTGACCCTAATGTTTTAAATATTTTACGGATAGGACTTTTTCAAATTATTTATCTTGATAAAGTTCCTGTTTCTGCCGCTGTAAATACATCTGTTGACCTCTGTAAATCTCCAGTATGGATTTCAAAATATATTAATGCTGTTCTAAGAAAAGCGTCTGAAAATTATCAAGATACCCCTTTCCCACCCAAAGATAAGGATTATGTTTTATATTTAGCCGTTCAAAAATCTTTTCCAGAATGGTTAATAAAGAGATGGTTAGAAAAATTCGGATTTGATGAAATTAATTTAATTTGTGATGCATTAAATAATATTCCTCCGATAAGTATTAGAGCTAATAGCCTTAAAATAAGTAGAGATGCTCTTTTTTTATCCCTTAAAAATAAAACAAAAGATATATTTCTTACGGAATATGCACCCTATGGAATTTCCTTTTTTTCGCCTAATCAGCCAATATTTGAGCTGGATGAATATAAAAATGGTTTTTTTCAAGTTCAAGACGAAGCTTCCCAAATTGTTACAATGGTTTTAGATCCAAAGCCCTATGAGACAGTTTTAGACACTTGTGCAGGACTTGGTGGAAAAACTGGACATATTGCTCAATTAATGGAAAATAAAGGAAGAATACTTGCGATTGATAATGACAAACGGAAGTTAGATGAACTTGAATTTCAGATGAAAAGACTTGGAATTAATATAGTTGAAACAAGGGTTCATGATATGATGAAACCTTTAAATCCTGATTTTTTTCAAAAATTCGATAAAGTTCTTGTCGATGCGCCTTGTTCAGCTTCTGGTGTTTTACGGAGGAATCCTGACATAAAGTGGTCATTATCTGAGATCGATTTATGTCGTTCTCGCGATATTCAAAATATAGTTATAAAAAATGCCTCAAAAACTGTTAAAAATACGGGTAAATTAGTTTATTCAGTATGCAGCACTGAAGTTGAAGAAAATGAAGAAGTGATAACTTATTTTTTGGATAATAATAAAAATTTTAAAATTGACGTGCCTTTTAATGTATCTCACAAAATAGATACTCTCATTAATGAAAAAGGTTTTATAAAGACATTTCCCCATAAAAATAATATGGATGGTTTTTACATTGTACGATTAGAGAACTAATAATTAAATAATATTAGTTCTCTAATTTTCTATAGTTTTAATAAGCACTAACTATTTCTGGCTGATAAAATTCATTTATTAAAATATCTACCGCTTTTAAATTGACTATCTGATTATTAACAATTTCTGCTTCTATAACAAGGCCGCGATGGGTGTCTTCATTGCTTTGATCAAAAACAAAATTACCAAGAGAATAGGCGATATAACCGTTTTTGTAAGCTTCAACTGGCTGGGTTACATGGGGATGATGACCAATAACTAACGATGCTCCGCTGTCGATAGCTAATTGAGCTAATTCTTTCTGGCTATTATTTGGCTCTGTTTGGTATTCAACTCCAAAATGCATTGAAACAATTATAATATCAGCTTGGGGAATTGCATTATAAATATCTGTTTTTAAAGATTCTGCATCAAGCCATGCAACATTAGATTTTATATCTTCCTTATCCCACCATGTATTTCCTACGTTTGTGTAAGCAAGATAAGCTATTTTAGTATTCTTTACATTAAATATTGCAGGCGAATGAGCTTTCTCCTTAGTAGTTCCGCCTCCACAGTAGGTTAAACCAGCTTGATCTAATCTATATAAACTGTCTATAAAAGCATCTTTGCCATAATCTGCGCTATGGTTATTGGCTGTAGATACAACATCAAAACCGGCAAAAAGTAAACCATACATTGCGTCAGTTTCAGCTCTAAAAGAACAGCAAAATGGCCAAGGAACTTTTTTCTCACCCTTATCGGATATGATGCTTTCTAAATTTCCAAAAGTTAAATCTCCTGATTTTAAATAATCTGCAATTTTAAGAAACGGGAAGCTATATCTTTGTGATAAATCAGAAGAAGTCCATTGGGCATCTATCATTTTTTTTACATTACGCTCAAGCATAATGTCGCCTGTAAATATAAGCTTTATGGAATCGTCATATTGTTTTTTTGCGATAAAAGTCAAATTTGAAAAAGGAAAATTATTAATTGTGATATTTTGACTTGAAGGTTCAAAAATATAGCCTTCAAGAGATGGAGTAATAACATAGTTTCCATTAGTTAAATCATTAAAAGCAAAAACTCCATTTTTATCCGTGAGTACAGATAGCGCATCAAAAACTTCAGGCTTAAGCTCTATATTTACTCCTTCGAGGCCTTGCATATTATACGACACTTTGCCGTCTATTTTACACCCAAACAATAAAAGCAAAGAAACTATAAAAATTGCTGTTAATTTTTTTTTTATCATAATTTTTTCCTCCTGAATGAAAATTTGGTTAAACATTGTTTACAAAATAAAACAATAATTTTTTAAACCATATTTGTCAAGCTAAAATAATAAGAAATAATTTATTTTAATACCATTAACTAAGAATTATATGATACGATATTCCGTTATCTAAGGCTAAAAATAAAGGCTTAAAACAAATTTTTTATCAAAAAATAGTAATGATATGTCATTTATTGCAATCATTTATTGTTTTTTTAAAAAAACCTTGAGACTTTAGACATGGTTGCATGATTGATTTATTTTATCAAATAAGTTATAGAAGATAAAAAAAATTATGAAGCAAAAGTTCAAGCACTTAGAATCGACGAAAGCAATGAACTTTAATCATGTTTTTCGCTGGATATTAGCGCTATCGACCTACAGATATAGGAGATTCTTAAACAATTATGGCACACCATACAATCAAATCAGCCTATCAGCGACTGGACGAGCGCTTAAATCGTTGTCCACAAGGAGCAACATCTTCTGAATTATTGTTTCAAATTCTCAAAATACTTATTAACGAAAAGGAAGCTGAATTAATATCAGTTTTACCAATAAAACCCTTTACCTCCCAAAAGGCTGCCAGAATTTGGAAAATGGATTCTGTTGAAGCTCAAAAAATTTTAGACGAACTATCAGATCGAGCGATCTTGATTGACCTTTGGGAAAAAGATCAACAGATTTACGTTCTCCCTCCACCCATGGCCGGTTTTTTTGAATTTTCAATGATGCGTATCAGAAATGATATAGACCAAAAGTTATTGGCCGAACTTTATTATCAGTATATGAATATAGAAGAAGATTTTATAAAAGAATTATTTACTGTTGGAGAAACACAATTAGGGC is a window of Desulfobacterales bacterium DNA encoding:
- a CDS encoding CapA family protein, whose protein sequence is MIKKKLTAIFIVSLLLLFGCKIDGKVSYNMQGLEGVNIELKPEVFDALSVLTDKNGVFAFNDLTNGNYVITPSLEGYIFEPSSQNITINNFPFSNLTFIAKKQYDDSIKLIFTGDIMLERNVKKMIDAQWTSSDLSQRYSFPFLKIADYLKSGDLTFGNLESIISDKGEKKVPWPFCCSFRAETDAMYGLLFAGFDVVSTANNHSADYGKDAFIDSLYRLDQAGLTYCGGGTTKEKAHSPAIFNVKNTKIAYLAYTNVGNTWWDKEDIKSNVAWLDAESLKTDIYNAIPQADIIIVSMHFGVEYQTEPNNSQKELAQLAIDSGASLVIGHHPHVTQPVEAYKNGYIAYSLGNFVFDQSNEDTHRGLVIEAEIVNNQIVNLKAVDILINEFYQPEIVSAY
- the bioB gene encoding biotin synthase BioB, whose product is MSINKKIISLAESVIGGESLDINDYKFILSIPEHDCFSLFAGANLIRNHYFGNKIHLCSIVNAKSGKCSEDCKFCSQSVFSKSDSSHYPLISKEELIKIALDASKNPINRFSVVTSGKGLSKKEIMFLSEAFSEMPKDKIKYCASLGILSKDELSILKKAGITRYHHNLETSKNHFNNICTTHTFEERINTINFAKEIGLSVCSGGIFGIGETDQDILYLALELKKLDVDAVPINFFIPIKGTSLENLNNLTPLKCLKIIALFRYVLPDKNILICGGREANLKIMHPLIFYAGASGIMTGNYLTKPGRSFNDDFELLKQLGFNILK
- the rsmB gene encoding 16S rRNA (cytosine(967)-C(5))-methyltransferase RsmB, with the translated sequence MKNARYTVLTILNSLSKKRITLDASIEKYLREDGNLSKIDKSFVTAIVFGVLRWQRRLDWIISHFSNIKLKKIDPNVLNILRIGLFQIIYLDKVPVSAAVNTSVDLCKSPVWISKYINAVLRKASENYQDTPFPPKDKDYVLYLAVQKSFPEWLIKRWLEKFGFDEINLICDALNNIPPISIRANSLKISRDALFLSLKNKTKDIFLTEYAPYGISFFSPNQPIFELDEYKNGFFQVQDEASQIVTMVLDPKPYETVLDTCAGLGGKTGHIAQLMENKGRILAIDNDKRKLDELEFQMKRLGINIVETRVHDMMKPLNPDFFQKFDKVLVDAPCSASGVLRRNPDIKWSLSEIDLCRSRDIQNIVIKNASKTVKNTGKLVYSVCSTEVEENEEVITYFLDNNKNFKIDVPFNVSHKIDTLINEKGFIKTFPHKNNMDGFYIVRLEN